GCAGGACCGACATCCTGCCATCCGGCGATACCCACTCTCGGAAAATTCCGCAAGCCCAGAAAAAGATTCAACGGCACTTCCCCCATGACGAGCAGAACATCATCTCCTCCTGCGCGACTTAACCAGTCCCTACCCAGGCGGCTTCGTGGTTCTCCGAAATCTTCCTGCTGAATGATTTGCAAACGACCCTGGCGTAGCAATTCTGCTAGTACGGTCCGCATTGCCCCGGCCCACATTTTCTTGTTGACCTTCTGCGTGTAGTTTTCATTTCCGCCGGGAAAAGCTCGCCCACCACCGCGCCAGATCGGGCTACGAATGCTGCCCGCGCGAGCCCGCCCCGTACCTTTCTGTTTCCAGGGTTTACGTCCGCCACCACGCACTGCCGCACGATTCTTCTGTACGGCGTTGGCCGAACGCATGCCGGCCATCTGGGCTACCACCACCTGATGCAGCAACGCCTCATTATAAGGCACACCAAAAACACCATCGGCGATCTCGATTTCGCTACTTTTCCCGGTGGTCACTTCCAAGCTTTGCACTTGCATTGTTCTTCTCCTAACCACGCACGGCGGGACGAATCATCACGTCCCCGTCTCGCGCACCAGGGACGGCACCCTTGATCATGAGCAGGCGACGATTGGCATCGATACGTACCAACTCAAGATTGAGTGTTGTGACCTGTTCTGCGCCCAGGTGTCCGGCCATTTTCTTGCCCTTGAACACGCGGCCCGGCGTCTGGCGACAACCGATGGATCCCGGTGCACGGTGGGACAGGGAGTTACCATGACTCGCGCGGTTACTCCGGAAATTATGGCGCTTGATGGCGCCGGCGAAGCCTTTACCCTTGCTCACGCCCGACACATCCACGCGCTGCCCTTCAGCGAAAATGTCCAGATCGATGTCCATACCGCACGTATAATTAGCAGTATCTGCCACGCGGAATTCTCGTAATAGCCGCCCGGGAGCAATGCCACTTTTACGAAAGTGTCCTGCCACAGCAGAGGTTACTCGCTGTGGACGGCGCGTACCGGTTGCCACCTGCACTGCACAGTAACCGTCAGTGGCGATATCTTTAACCTGTGCCACCGTATTCGGCGCCACATGGATGACGGTTACCGGCAACACACGCCCGTCATCTGCAACGATGCGCGTCATACCTACTTTCCGTCCGATCAGGCCCATTACCATTGTATCGTCCTTTATAATTACAGCTTGATCTCGACATCGACGCCAGCCGCCAGATCCAGTTTGATCAGGGCATCCACCGTCTTGTCGTTGGGATCGAGAATATCTAGTAAGCGTTTGTGCGTACGTTGTTCAAACTGATCACGCGCATTTTTATCCACATGCGGCGAACGCAAAACCGTAAAGCGTTCGATTTTTGTGGGAAGGGGAATCGGGCCACAAACACGTGCACCGGTCCGGCGCGCGGTTTCTACGATTTCCGCAGCGGAAATATCAAGCATGCGATAATCATATGATTTAAGGCGGATGCGAATCTTGGAACTGTCCATTATTCGACCACCTTGGAGACGACGCCGGCGCCAACGGTACGGCCGCCTTCGCGTACCGCGAAACGTAGACCTTCCTCCATCGCAATCGGCGCAATCAACGCAACCTTGAACAATATGTTGTCTCCCGGCATCACCATCTCCACACCTTCCGGTAATTCCACCGCACCCGTTACGTCCGTCGTACGAAAGTAAAACTGCGGGCGGTACCCGTTGAAAAACGGCGTGTGTCGACCACCTTCCTCTTTCGACAACACATATACTTCCGCTTCAAAACGCGTATGCGGTTTGATGCTGCCAGGCTTGGCCAGTACCTGACCACGCTCTACGTCATCTTTCTTCGTGCCGCGCAGCAGTACCCCGACATTGTCTCCGGCCTGCCCCTGATCCAGAATCTTGCGGAACATCTCTACGCCGGTGACAATGCTCTTGGCGGTGTTGTGAATGCCGATAATCTCGATTTCATCGCCAATCTTCACCACACCACGCTCAATACGCCCGGTCACCACGGTGCCACGACCCGAAATCGAAAATACGTCTTCTATCGGCATCAGGAAGGGTTTGTCTATGGGACGCTCGGGCATCGGGATGTAGCTGTCCATGGCATCCGCCAAACGGAAAATCGCAGGCTCCCCGATGTCGCTCTGATCCCCTTCCAGAGCCTTCAGCGCCGAGCCGATAATCACCGGAATGTCATCA
This sequence is a window from Acidithiobacillus ferridurans. Protein-coding genes within it:
- the rplD gene encoding 50S ribosomal protein L4 — encoded protein: MQVQSLEVTTGKSSEIEIADGVFGVPYNEALLHQVVVAQMAGMRSANAVQKNRAAVRGGGRKPWKQKGTGRARAGSIRSPIWRGGGRAFPGGNENYTQKVNKKMWAGAMRTVLAELLRQGRLQIIQQEDFGEPRSRLGRDWLSRAGGDDVLLVMGEVPLNLFLGLRNFPRVGIAGWQDVGPADLLQYGRVLLDVEAAARLGEVYG
- the rplC gene encoding 50S ribosomal protein L3; this translates as MVMGLIGRKVGMTRIVADDGRVLPVTVIHVAPNTVAQVKDIATDGYCAVQVATGTRRPQRVTSAVAGHFRKSGIAPGRLLREFRVADTANYTCGMDIDLDIFAEGQRVDVSGVSKGKGFAGAIKRHNFRSNRASHGNSLSHRAPGSIGCRQTPGRVFKGKKMAGHLGAEQVTTLNLELVRIDANRRLLMIKGAVPGARDGDVMIRPAVRG
- the rpsJ gene encoding 30S ribosomal protein S10, whose protein sequence is MDSSKIRIRLKSYDYRMLDISAAEIVETARRTGARVCGPIPLPTKIERFTVLRSPHVDKNARDQFEQRTHKRLLDILDPNDKTVDALIKLDLAAGVDVEIKL
- the tuf gene encoding elongation factor Tu, with the translated sequence MSKGKFERTKPHVNVGTIGHVDHGKTTLTAALTKVLSAKFGGEIRAYDQIDNAPEERARGITIATSHVEYETANRHYAHVDCPGHADYVKNMITGAAQMDGAILVCSAADGPMPQTREHILLARQVGVPYIVVFLNKADMVDDAELLELVEMEVRELLSKYEFPGDDIPVIIGSALKALEGDQSDIGEPAIFRLADAMDSYIPMPERPIDKPFLMPIEDVFSISGRGTVVTGRIERGVVKIGDEIEIIGIHNTAKSIVTGVEMFRKILDQGQAGDNVGVLLRGTKKDDVERGQVLAKPGSIKPHTRFEAEVYVLSKEEGGRHTPFFNGYRPQFYFRTTDVTGAVELPEGVEMVMPGDNILFKVALIAPIAMEEGLRFAVREGGRTVGAGVVSKVVE